The proteins below come from a single Microbacterium sp. SLBN-154 genomic window:
- a CDS encoding DUF2510 domain-containing protein, with protein sequence MNPPPTPPAGWYDVPAGGKRFWDGKSWSADVVGAPSATAEYEALDPYLPPPRATTTVATVPMTPLVGSAPAGWYPGPTGALRWWDGSQWGPFAPPAPQNGAPAKDVGIAYLFLLLLGGVAAHRFYLGLIPSAIVFNVLWWGGWLLSILLIGIPMIIAAAIWWVVDLFLLPSLVRRANAVRSMGP encoded by the coding sequence ATGAACCCTCCCCCGACTCCCCCGGCCGGCTGGTACGACGTTCCCGCGGGAGGGAAGCGCTTCTGGGACGGCAAGAGCTGGTCGGCCGATGTCGTCGGCGCGCCGAGCGCAACCGCTGAGTATGAGGCGCTCGATCCGTACCTGCCACCGCCCCGCGCGACGACCACCGTCGCGACCGTGCCGATGACTCCCCTTGTCGGGTCTGCGCCCGCCGGGTGGTATCCCGGTCCGACGGGAGCGCTGCGGTGGTGGGACGGATCGCAGTGGGGGCCGTTCGCCCCGCCGGCGCCCCAGAACGGCGCGCCTGCCAAGGACGTGGGGATCGCCTACCTCTTCCTGCTCCTCCTCGGAGGCGTCGCCGCGCACCGCTTCTACCTCGGCCTCATCCCGTCAGCGATCGTCTTCAACGTCCTGTGGTGGGGCGGGTGGCTGCTGTCGATCCTGCTGATCGGGATACCGATGATCATCGCGGCGGCGATCTGGTGGGTGGTCGACCTCTTCCTCCTCCCCAGCCTGGTGCGCCGCGCCAACGCCGTGCGGTCGATGGGGCCGTAA
- a CDS encoding MerR family transcriptional regulator has protein sequence MSLTTAAAGRQVGYSTQQVRDLERLRVIPAADRGENGYRRYRPRHIVALRAYRALAAAIGPVPARRIMPAVLEEPMDAAAERIDDLHAEISRSRGRIREALRGLDAVLADRTDVFDERDVMSIGELADALGVRTSALRHWEKEGLIAPDRSAAARARRYGARAISEARIVAALRAGGYPIPPIARLLGQLRTDGMTEDARRLLEERLSDLTRRSVALLEASGHLHKLLSGLHPRA, from the coding sequence GTGTCACTGACAACCGCGGCCGCCGGCCGACAGGTCGGCTACTCCACACAGCAGGTGCGCGACCTCGAGCGGCTGAGGGTCATCCCCGCCGCTGACCGGGGCGAGAACGGATATCGGCGCTACAGACCTCGTCACATCGTCGCCCTCCGCGCCTACCGGGCGCTGGCCGCTGCGATCGGACCTGTTCCCGCGCGACGGATCATGCCTGCGGTGCTCGAGGAACCGATGGATGCCGCCGCCGAACGCATCGATGACCTGCACGCAGAGATCTCGCGATCACGAGGGCGGATAAGGGAAGCCCTCCGAGGGCTCGACGCGGTTCTCGCTGACCGCACCGACGTCTTCGACGAACGCGACGTGATGTCGATCGGCGAGCTGGCCGATGCGCTCGGCGTTCGCACCTCGGCTCTGCGTCACTGGGAGAAGGAAGGCCTGATCGCCCCCGATCGCAGCGCCGCGGCCCGTGCTCGTCGGTACGGAGCGAGGGCCATCAGCGAGGCGCGGATCGTCGCCGCCCTGAGGGCCGGCGGGTATCCGATCCCACCGATCGCGCGCCTTCTCGGTCAGCTCCGCACCGACGGGATGACGGAGGATGCGCGGCGGCTTCTCGAGGAGCGGCTCTCCGACCTCACGCGGCGCAGTGTCGCGCTGCTCGAGGCGTCGGGGCATCTTCACAAGCTGCTGAGCGGTCTTCACCCGCGGGCCTGA
- a CDS encoding CPBP family intramembrane glutamic endopeptidase — MLALMRRFPLISFFTIAVALSWIVVLVHVVPQPNLPTTWVTIVFITAGPCVAAFVMQTVLHGRAGVMHLLRRLVRVKVSWIWYVVVLVGIPLVLVLGTLPLPGAVESFDPTVSPVPPALPGLPGGWASYVGYFALVLFVGGPLLEEPGWRGFALPRMQSKLGYWGPLVGTLFLGVLWALWHFPQYMMPTWAAQNGGFNLPAMLIYIASVIPIAVILTWIYNRTRGSLFMTVLAHTSVNAFSIYIGPLFPAQAGSLVNGFIGFGGAALLLIVFTKGRLGFDHYLREVPADELRLDGADGASAVDRTSAKGPSTESSAAGRL, encoded by the coding sequence GTGCTCGCACTGATGCGTCGCTTTCCGCTGATCTCCTTCTTCACGATCGCGGTCGCTCTGTCGTGGATTGTGGTGCTCGTCCATGTCGTGCCGCAGCCGAACCTGCCGACGACGTGGGTGACCATCGTCTTCATTACCGCGGGTCCGTGCGTCGCGGCGTTCGTGATGCAGACCGTTCTCCACGGCCGCGCCGGCGTGATGCATCTTCTTCGGCGACTGGTGCGAGTGAAGGTGAGCTGGATCTGGTACGTGGTCGTTCTCGTCGGCATCCCGCTGGTGCTCGTCCTCGGGACCCTTCCGCTCCCGGGCGCGGTCGAATCCTTCGACCCGACCGTGTCTCCGGTGCCGCCCGCTCTGCCCGGACTGCCCGGCGGATGGGCCAGCTACGTGGGATACTTCGCGCTCGTGCTCTTCGTCGGCGGACCGCTGCTCGAAGAGCCCGGATGGCGCGGCTTCGCTCTGCCCAGGATGCAGTCGAAGCTCGGCTACTGGGGACCGCTTGTCGGCACGCTGTTCCTCGGTGTGCTGTGGGCGCTCTGGCACTTCCCTCAGTACATGATGCCGACGTGGGCGGCTCAGAACGGGGGATTCAACCTCCCCGCGATGCTCATCTACATCGCCAGTGTGATTCCGATCGCGGTGATTCTGACGTGGATCTACAACCGCACCCGGGGCAGTCTCTTCATGACGGTGCTCGCCCACACGTCGGTCAACGCGTTCTCGATCTATATCGGTCCCCTGTTCCCCGCGCAGGCGGGGAGCCTGGTCAATGGTTTCATCGGCTTCGGCGGTGCCGCGCTTCTGCTCATCGTCTTCACGAAGGGTCGTCTCGGCTTCGACCACTACCTGCGGGAGGTCCCGGCCGACGAGCTGCGCCTGGACGGCGCCGACGGAGCCTCTGCCGTTGACCGAACGTCTGCGAAGGGGCCATCGACCGAGAGTTCAGCGGCGGGCCGGCTGTGA
- a CDS encoding YdeI/OmpD-associated family protein, with protein MVATSDKPEFHVDTVEEWERWLESDPGPDGVRLRVRKTSSREPGITYAQALDVALCFGWIDGQKQSLDADYFLQVFTPRRPRGVWSKVNIAHTERLVREGRMRPAGQREIDRAKADGRWDAAYRQSDGAIPAELQAALDADPQVAAAFAAQSAQNRFAMTFRISNLKRAKSRAARVAQYVAMLQRGETIH; from the coding sequence ATGGTCGCGACCTCCGACAAGCCCGAGTTCCACGTCGACACGGTCGAGGAGTGGGAGCGCTGGCTCGAGTCCGATCCCGGCCCCGACGGCGTGAGGCTGCGCGTTCGCAAGACCTCATCACGCGAGCCGGGCATCACCTACGCCCAAGCGCTCGACGTGGCCCTGTGCTTCGGCTGGATCGACGGGCAGAAGCAGTCGCTCGACGCGGACTACTTCCTCCAGGTCTTCACTCCGCGCCGCCCCCGTGGAGTCTGGTCGAAGGTCAACATCGCGCACACCGAGCGTCTGGTGCGTGAGGGACGGATGCGCCCCGCCGGGCAGCGCGAGATCGACCGCGCGAAAGCCGATGGGCGGTGGGACGCCGCCTACCGCCAGAGCGACGGCGCGATTCCCGCCGAACTGCAGGCCGCATTGGACGCTGATCCCCAGGTTGCCGCCGCGTTCGCCGCGCAGTCTGCGCAGAACCGCTTCGCGATGACCTTCCGCATCAGCAACCTCAAGCGGGCGAAGTCGCGCGCTGCGCGCGTCGCCCAGTACGTCGCCATGCTCCAGCGCGGCGAGACGATTCACTAG
- a CDS encoding putative immunity protein: protein MGSPQTLSGTDRRLVAAWAADCAERVLPLFERVAPDDPRPRDAIARTRAFARGELETAGEIRRRFVAGRAAAGLSDAAAVAAARAAAQAAAVAHMGAHSLGAAAYAARAARLAAPGDPDAAAREIRRQIGALTDESQAALMRLPLLGENTAGPLGAGLLARGDVAAHIRLIQASLVTI from the coding sequence GTGGGTTCGCCGCAGACGCTGAGCGGGACAGACCGTCGCCTCGTCGCGGCGTGGGCGGCGGATTGCGCCGAGCGCGTGCTGCCGCTGTTCGAGCGTGTTGCGCCGGATGACCCGCGCCCGCGCGATGCGATCGCACGGACCCGGGCCTTCGCCCGAGGAGAGCTCGAAACCGCCGGCGAGATCCGCCGCCGCTTCGTCGCCGGTCGTGCGGCTGCCGGTCTCAGCGACGCGGCAGCAGTGGCCGCAGCCCGGGCGGCGGCGCAGGCGGCTGCCGTCGCCCACATGGGTGCACATTCACTCGGGGCGGCGGCCTACGCCGCGCGGGCGGCACGTCTGGCAGCGCCCGGAGATCCCGACGCAGCCGCCAGGGAGATCCGCCGGCAGATCGGGGCGTTGACCGATGAAAGCCAAGCGGCGCTCATGCGGCTGCCCCTTCTCGGGGAAAACACGGCAGGACCGCTCGGCGCTGGACTTCTCGCGCGCGGCGACGTGGCAGCGCACATCCGGCTGATCCAAGCATCGCTGGTCACGATCTGA
- a CDS encoding DUF6194 family protein: protein MEIQEIVDAVRAFDGVLVVIPDEKSGLPELAWGDVFLSYAPDGVTPERSQPYATVVTKNYPDDEASELDEPGRFRVNIHVGREQVASLTDAAAHPAAADTFVRHPLYGDVGWVAVVNPGPKTSERVLMLLRDAHEAARARVIRRSKGS, encoded by the coding sequence ATGGAGATACAGGAGATCGTCGACGCCGTCCGAGCCTTCGATGGTGTACTCGTGGTCATCCCCGACGAGAAAAGTGGACTGCCCGAGCTCGCGTGGGGTGATGTGTTCCTCTCCTACGCACCCGACGGCGTCACGCCGGAGCGTAGTCAGCCCTACGCCACCGTCGTGACGAAGAACTACCCCGACGATGAGGCGTCGGAGCTTGACGAGCCCGGGCGCTTCCGAGTCAACATCCACGTCGGTCGCGAGCAGGTCGCGTCGCTGACGGATGCTGCTGCGCACCCCGCCGCGGCAGACACGTTCGTGCGGCATCCGCTCTACGGCGACGTCGGATGGGTGGCGGTGGTCAACCCGGGGCCGAAAACGTCCGAACGGGTGCTCATGCTCCTTCGCGACGCGCACGAGGCTGCGCGCGCCCGCGTCATCCGACGTTCGAAGGGGAGCTGA
- a CDS encoding VOC family protein: MPAFISLDVRDVRAAAEWFTGALDFIELFAMPPGDDPTLIHLRRWRYQDILLRRSEDDAHVGVGIQLSVSATYDELDGLAARARAYGQADVDGPADTPWNTRDLALVGPQGLRIVLTARRPAPLRDAAFTANMERWSTEQQQANDTSR, from the coding sequence ATGCCCGCCTTCATCTCGCTCGATGTCCGTGACGTCCGCGCTGCCGCCGAATGGTTCACCGGCGCGCTCGATTTCATCGAGCTTTTCGCCATGCCTCCTGGTGATGACCCGACTCTCATCCACCTGCGGCGATGGAGGTATCAGGACATCCTGCTACGCCGCAGTGAGGACGATGCACATGTGGGCGTCGGCATCCAATTGTCCGTGTCTGCGACCTACGACGAGCTCGACGGTCTCGCGGCCCGCGCACGCGCCTACGGGCAGGCCGATGTCGATGGTCCGGCCGATACGCCATGGAACACCCGGGACCTCGCCCTGGTCGGCCCGCAGGGGCTCCGGATCGTTCTGACCGCTCGACGTCCCGCACCTTTGCGGGACGCAGCCTTCACCGCGAACATGGAGCGGTGGTCAACCGAACAGCAACAAGCGAACGACACGTCGCGCTGA
- a CDS encoding fatty acid desaturase family protein: protein MTSITHPDASSAVRRTSPKLANDFTELSRLVTSSGLMRRRYGYYWTKLLAVPVVLAAFVLVFIWIGDSWWQLLTAAVLAVILTQVAMLGHDAAHRQIFRSGRWNDWTSLVIGNLFVGMSYGWWQHKHTRHHANPNKIGSDPDIELPVISFTPDQAEQRRRGPAGWLMAHQGLFFFPILLLEGLSLHAAGIRRVFSREPLRRRPVEITFLTVRIVAYLTLVFLVLSPGIALAFLGVQLGLFGVYMGMSFAPNHKGMPLVPAELKLDFLRRQVLMSRNIRGSVLLDTVMGGLNYQIEHHLFPSMPRPHLRAASGMIADYCRAHNVAYTQTGLWQSYAIVVRYINRVGLGERDPFACPLLEQRQAV from the coding sequence ATGACATCGATCACTCACCCTGACGCGTCTTCTGCCGTGCGGCGGACGAGCCCCAAGCTCGCGAACGACTTCACCGAGCTGTCACGGTTGGTGACCTCGAGCGGGCTCATGCGTCGCCGGTACGGCTACTACTGGACGAAGCTCCTCGCCGTGCCTGTCGTGCTCGCAGCGTTCGTGCTGGTGTTCATCTGGATCGGCGACTCGTGGTGGCAGTTGCTGACGGCAGCGGTGCTCGCGGTCATCCTCACCCAGGTGGCGATGCTCGGCCACGACGCCGCGCACCGGCAGATCTTCCGCTCGGGCCGCTGGAACGACTGGACGTCGCTCGTCATCGGCAACCTGTTCGTGGGGATGAGCTACGGATGGTGGCAGCACAAGCACACCCGCCACCACGCCAACCCGAACAAGATCGGCTCCGACCCCGACATCGAGCTCCCGGTGATCTCGTTCACGCCCGATCAGGCGGAGCAGCGGCGCCGTGGCCCTGCCGGCTGGCTCATGGCCCACCAGGGGCTCTTCTTCTTCCCCATTCTGCTTCTGGAGGGCCTCTCGCTGCACGCCGCCGGCATCCGGCGGGTGTTCTCGCGTGAGCCGCTTCGACGTCGACCGGTGGAGATCACGTTCCTCACCGTGCGCATCGTGGCCTACCTGACGCTGGTGTTCCTCGTTCTTTCTCCCGGGATCGCGCTCGCCTTCCTCGGCGTGCAGCTGGGTCTGTTCGGTGTGTACATGGGCATGTCGTTCGCGCCGAACCACAAGGGGATGCCCCTGGTGCCCGCCGAGCTGAAGCTCGACTTCCTCCGCCGTCAGGTGCTGATGAGCCGCAACATCCGCGGCAGCGTGCTCCTCGACACGGTCATGGGAGGACTGAACTACCAGATCGAGCATCACCTCTTCCCCTCGATGCCCCGCCCGCACCTCCGGGCCGCGTCCGGGATGATCGCCGACTACTGTCGCGCGCACAACGTCGCGTACACACAGACCGGACTCTGGCAGTCGTATGCCATCGTCGTCCGATACATCAACCGGGTCGGCCTCGGCGAGCGCGACCCGTTCGCCTGCCCCCTCCTGGAGCAGCGGCAGGCCGTGTAG
- a CDS encoding alpha/beta fold hydrolase — MSERDPWFEERGSGPVLVALHPGGTDSRSLAPLMAHLDGYRLILVDRPGHGRSRDVAGEWSFDEMADSVAEVLAASAPEGAHIFGWSDGAIVGLALALRHPHLVHSLVFGGGVFHRDGWLNGVLDGEPPAFMADAYAEVSPDGAEHWPIVIRKAEQLHLREPTFTVEQLRTLVVPTLILVGDDDEVRVDHLLSMLEAVPDGELAVVPRATHGLIVEKPELVARLIRDFHADEKSDGVAPIRRATR, encoded by the coding sequence ATGAGTGAGCGGGATCCTTGGTTCGAAGAACGCGGGTCTGGCCCGGTCCTTGTGGCGTTGCACCCTGGCGGGACGGATTCACGCTCGCTCGCACCTTTGATGGCGCATCTGGACGGGTACCGCCTCATCTTGGTCGATCGTCCTGGCCACGGCCGCTCCCGCGACGTCGCTGGCGAATGGTCTTTCGACGAGATGGCCGACAGCGTCGCCGAGGTCCTCGCAGCTTCAGCGCCAGAGGGAGCGCACATCTTCGGATGGAGCGATGGCGCGATCGTGGGATTGGCGCTCGCACTGCGTCATCCGCACCTCGTGCATTCCCTCGTTTTCGGGGGCGGCGTGTTCCACCGCGATGGGTGGCTGAACGGAGTACTCGACGGTGAACCTCCGGCCTTCATGGCCGATGCGTATGCCGAGGTGTCACCCGATGGCGCGGAGCACTGGCCCATCGTGATCAGGAAGGCGGAGCAGCTGCATCTGCGCGAACCGACGTTCACCGTCGAGCAACTGCGCACTCTCGTCGTGCCGACGCTCATCCTCGTCGGGGATGACGACGAAGTGCGCGTGGACCACCTGCTCTCCATGCTCGAGGCCGTCCCCGACGGCGAGCTCGCCGTGGTCCCCCGCGCGACCCATGGGCTCATCGTGGAAAAGCCCGAACTCGTCGCCCGTCTCATCCGAGATTTCCACGCCGACGAGAAGTCGGATGGGGTCGCACCGATCCGGCGAGCCACACGATGA
- a CDS encoding helix-turn-helix transcriptional regulator, with the protein MELSRVNPKAALDYVEQSAELRRALGFGDEQAVNATLLAWQGTPSTVVEQITHAIHEAGWGGISRMALGAIAINEIAAGSYESAFERLTPLVRHPFLQASFHHLPEYVEGAVRSGNRAAAEWALDRIQVYADASGSVVARALFTRSLALLSDDAGAEHHFADAVAQFPSTHRGDAARTRLLYGEWLRRVRRRSDARWQLEQALRDFEAVGATTFAERARREILAAGGSVPSDSAPVDPLSNQERQVALLAARGATNAEIAASMFISPNTVDYHLRKVFRKLGISSRRQLADRFAEG; encoded by the coding sequence GTGGAGCTCAGTCGTGTGAACCCGAAGGCGGCACTCGACTATGTGGAGCAGTCTGCCGAACTTCGTCGCGCCCTGGGCTTCGGTGACGAGCAGGCAGTAAACGCAACTCTCCTCGCGTGGCAGGGCACGCCGTCGACGGTGGTGGAGCAGATCACCCACGCCATCCACGAGGCGGGATGGGGCGGCATCTCGCGGATGGCCCTGGGAGCGATCGCGATCAACGAGATCGCGGCCGGGTCGTACGAGTCGGCGTTCGAGCGGCTGACGCCGCTGGTGCGGCATCCCTTTCTGCAGGCGAGCTTCCATCACCTGCCGGAGTATGTCGAGGGCGCCGTTCGCAGTGGCAACCGTGCGGCGGCGGAGTGGGCGCTCGACCGGATCCAGGTGTACGCCGACGCGAGCGGCTCCGTGGTGGCGCGGGCACTGTTCACGAGATCCCTGGCGCTGCTGTCGGATGACGCGGGTGCCGAGCACCACTTCGCCGACGCCGTCGCACAGTTCCCGTCAACGCATCGGGGCGACGCCGCGCGGACGCGTCTTCTCTACGGCGAGTGGCTCCGCCGGGTACGTCGGCGCTCCGACGCCCGGTGGCAGCTCGAGCAGGCTCTTCGCGACTTCGAGGCTGTCGGGGCGACGACGTTCGCCGAGCGGGCGCGGCGCGAAATCCTCGCCGCGGGCGGCTCGGTCCCGTCAGATTCAGCGCCGGTGGACCCTCTGAGCAACCAGGAGCGTCAGGTGGCTCTGCTCGCCGCGCGCGGCGCGACCAACGCCGAGATCGCCGCGTCGATGTTCATCAGCCCGAACACGGTCGACTATCACCTGCGCAAGGTCTTCCGAAAGCTGGGGATCAGCTCGCGGAGGCAGTTGGCGGACCGGTTCGCGGAGGGATGA
- a CDS encoding SulP family inorganic anion transporter, protein MSVKTAAGSGTGGFLPIVHWLPRYERRWLRPDLIAGVAVVAMIVPKNLGYAEIAGVPVQNGLYAAAAGAIIYALFCTSRQISTGPSSALATVAGGAVIVTGVTGGDAAQLVAAITVVTGILLLLLALFRMGWIAQFLSRAVVTGFLAGAALDVVVGELPKLTGTSSDGDTVWREFASWIVGLGNIHLPTLLVGATALAVILALRFWAPKVPGALVLVVGGLLASSLLDLGERGVALVGAVPSGLPVPQVPSLDIVVQNVPEIVIAALALLLIGFSQTAGDARSFATRHHYRIDPNQEAVAQGMANVGAGLVQGMPVSTSLSASSLNESAGARTPVASLTTGGLVILTLIFLAPLFSDLPKAVLGAVIIDAVVFGMIDLTEFSRLRRVSRFDFWIAVAATVGVLSSGVLFGIVIGIALSLLWLIFVSTRPAMPLLGREPGTQVFRDIGLNPADETFPGIAVIRLDGGLFFATAEAFDERVREIVSGEPPITALVIDLEGVAFVDSQGAAKLTELVDLAEAQAIALRLARIKPQVTPALDAEGVLDRIGTDHIHGNVHRAVQAQLAQSAGDGAVS, encoded by the coding sequence GTGAGCGTGAAGACAGCGGCGGGGAGCGGCACCGGAGGTTTCCTCCCGATCGTGCACTGGTTGCCACGGTACGAGCGACGGTGGTTGCGCCCCGATCTCATCGCGGGTGTCGCCGTCGTGGCGATGATCGTGCCGAAGAACCTCGGATATGCCGAGATCGCGGGCGTACCCGTGCAAAACGGCCTCTACGCCGCGGCGGCGGGCGCGATCATCTACGCGCTGTTCTGCACGTCGCGGCAGATCTCGACCGGTCCGAGTTCGGCGCTGGCGACCGTAGCCGGGGGCGCGGTCATCGTGACCGGAGTGACAGGCGGCGATGCCGCGCAGCTCGTGGCCGCGATCACGGTGGTCACCGGCATCCTTCTCCTGCTTCTCGCGCTGTTCCGGATGGGCTGGATCGCCCAGTTCCTTTCGAGGGCGGTGGTCACCGGGTTCCTCGCCGGGGCTGCCCTCGACGTGGTCGTCGGCGAGCTGCCGAAATTGACCGGGACATCGTCCGACGGCGACACCGTCTGGCGCGAATTCGCGTCGTGGATCGTCGGTCTCGGCAACATCCATCTTCCGACCCTGCTGGTCGGCGCCACGGCTCTCGCTGTCATCCTGGCCCTGCGATTCTGGGCGCCGAAGGTCCCGGGTGCCCTGGTGCTCGTGGTCGGCGGACTTCTCGCCTCTTCCCTGCTCGATCTGGGCGAGCGAGGCGTTGCGCTGGTCGGCGCGGTGCCGAGCGGTCTTCCCGTTCCTCAGGTGCCGAGCCTCGACATCGTCGTGCAGAACGTTCCCGAGATCGTGATCGCGGCGCTGGCGCTGCTGCTCATCGGGTTCTCGCAGACGGCGGGCGACGCCCGCTCGTTCGCGACCCGACACCATTACCGCATCGACCCGAACCAGGAGGCCGTCGCGCAGGGCATGGCGAACGTCGGCGCGGGTCTGGTTCAGGGGATGCCGGTCTCCACGAGCCTGTCCGCCAGTTCGCTCAACGAATCGGCCGGGGCCCGGACTCCCGTCGCGTCGCTGACCACGGGAGGGTTGGTGATTCTGACGCTGATCTTCCTCGCACCGCTCTTCTCCGATCTGCCGAAGGCGGTGCTGGGAGCGGTCATCATCGATGCGGTCGTCTTCGGAATGATCGACCTCACGGAGTTCTCCCGCCTCCGGCGGGTGTCGAGATTCGACTTCTGGATCGCCGTGGCAGCGACGGTGGGCGTGCTTTCGTCGGGTGTGCTCTTCGGGATCGTGATCGGCATCGCCCTGTCGCTTCTGTGGCTGATCTTCGTGTCGACCCGGCCCGCCATGCCGCTCCTCGGCCGCGAGCCCGGCACGCAGGTCTTCCGCGATATCGGCCTCAACCCCGCGGATGAGACGTTCCCCGGCATCGCGGTGATCCGTCTCGACGGCGGCTTGTTCTTCGCCACCGCCGAGGCGTTCGACGAACGCGTGCGCGAGATCGTCTCCGGAGAGCCGCCGATCACGGCCCTCGTGATCGATCTGGAGGGCGTCGCCTTCGTCGACTCGCAGGGCGCGGCGAAACTCACTGAGCTCGTCGACCTCGCCGAAGCGCAGGCAATCGCCCTGCGACTGGCACGGATCAAGCCGCAGGTGACCCCCGCGCTGGATGCCGAGGGCGTGCTCGACCGGATCGGCACCGATCACATCCACGGCAACGTTCACCGCGCCGTCCAGGCCCAGCTCGCTCAGAGCGCGGGCGATGGGGCCGTCAGCTGA
- a CDS encoding HNH endonuclease, which produces MRSNPRLTLLSDEDRSELTDVLTRVEAAQAALAAAEAEQTRALAEAGAFAARLAEGWTAVVRDRDMALRGVAAEIAAAVRLSDRSVQRQIDSAFALVKDYPATVHCLEKGLITRAHVAVVEDVGRRLPPELRGEFDQLAAEICLDETPGRARADLEILAERMNPRTLTERHAGAFRERKIVRYPIGEGMSELRAVHSTVLIEAIFQRITDEANEVIAAREPQPDDDVAPDTRSLDEVRADVFADMLLTAAPSLTPAGREDQPGRLGAITAKVQVVIPVMALMGQSDVPCDLAGVGPIDAETARLLAGNSDSPWERLLVHPITGLTMATDTYRPTGEMVRFLKGRDKHCRWPGCRMPARRCEVDHNHDAALGGKTEICNLCCLCQRHHSMKQFTAWRVRQLDGGVIEWTSPTGRIHVENPPGQGCTSPPTKTSPTTSGRNGPTRAWSSGSPTNPPTTPTNPHRSERLARASRSRCPRAQSRTSAVDARVRS; this is translated from the coding sequence ATGCGTTCGAACCCGCGGCTCACTCTCCTCAGTGACGAGGACCGGTCTGAGCTGACCGACGTGCTGACACGGGTGGAGGCTGCGCAGGCGGCGTTGGCTGCGGCGGAGGCCGAGCAGACGCGTGCGCTTGCTGAGGCGGGAGCGTTCGCGGCGCGGCTGGCGGAGGGGTGGACCGCGGTGGTGCGGGATCGGGACATGGCGCTGCGGGGTGTGGCGGCCGAGATCGCGGCGGCGGTGCGGCTGTCGGACCGGTCCGTGCAACGGCAGATCGACAGCGCATTCGCGTTGGTGAAGGATTACCCCGCGACGGTGCACTGTTTGGAGAAGGGGCTGATCACTCGCGCGCATGTCGCGGTGGTGGAGGATGTCGGGCGACGGTTGCCGCCGGAGCTGAGGGGTGAGTTCGATCAGCTTGCGGCGGAGATCTGTCTGGACGAGACCCCGGGTCGTGCCCGGGCGGATCTGGAGATCCTCGCGGAGCGGATGAACCCGCGGACCTTGACGGAGCGGCATGCGGGGGCGTTTCGGGAGCGGAAGATCGTCCGGTACCCGATCGGGGAGGGGATGTCGGAGCTGCGGGCGGTGCACTCCACGGTGCTGATCGAGGCGATCTTCCAACGCATCACCGACGAAGCGAACGAGGTCATCGCTGCGCGGGAACCGCAGCCGGATGATGACGTCGCGCCGGATACCCGGTCCCTAGACGAGGTCCGGGCGGATGTGTTCGCTGACATGCTCCTCACCGCCGCCCCGAGCCTGACGCCCGCAGGTCGTGAAGATCAGCCGGGCAGGCTCGGGGCGATCACGGCGAAGGTGCAGGTCGTGATCCCCGTCATGGCGCTGATGGGGCAGAGTGACGTCCCGTGCGACCTCGCCGGGGTGGGACCGATCGACGCGGAGACGGCGCGGCTACTCGCGGGGAACAGTGACAGCCCGTGGGAGCGGCTCCTCGTCCACCCGATCACGGGGTTGACCATGGCGACCGACACGTACCGGCCGACCGGGGAGATGGTGCGGTTCCTCAAAGGTAGGGACAAGCACTGCCGGTGGCCGGGATGCCGGATGCCCGCCCGCAGATGCGAGGTCGACCACAACCACGACGCCGCCCTCGGCGGAAAGACCGAGATCTGCAACCTCTGCTGTCTGTGCCAGAGGCACCACAGCATGAAACAGTTCACCGCCTGGCGGGTCAGGCAACTCGACGGTGGGGTGATCGAGTGGACCTCCCCGACCGGGCGGATCCACGTCGAAAACCCACCCGGCCAGGGGTGCACTTCACCCCCGACGAAGACCTCCCCGACGACCTCTGGGCGAAATGGACCAACCCGGGCCTGGAGTTCCGGATCACCGACGAACCCGCCCACAACCCCCACGAACCCGCACCGTTCTGAGCGATTGGCTCGTGCGTCTCGGAGCCGCTGTCCGCGAGCGCAAAGCCGGACATCGGCAGTGGACGCACGCGTCAGATCGTGA
- a CDS encoding DUF1697 domain-containing protein, giving the protein MLSVAFLRNVNQGQRGHPSTAMIVEAFVSAGIDDAMPFQSNGTVVFEAADADGIVADVVGMLGARGFPRDCFVMPASDLAAIARDWEGSPTLSRMELTVHSGGTLDINHQLATHEAERRRCRMMASGPG; this is encoded by the coding sequence GTGCTGTCCGTCGCCTTCTTGCGAAACGTCAATCAGGGTCAGCGTGGGCACCCCTCTACCGCGATGATCGTGGAGGCCTTCGTCTCGGCAGGAATTGACGACGCGATGCCGTTCCAGAGCAACGGAACCGTCGTCTTCGAGGCGGCGGATGCTGACGGGATCGTCGCTGACGTCGTTGGGATGCTGGGCGCCCGGGGTTTTCCACGCGACTGCTTCGTGATGCCCGCATCCGACCTCGCGGCTATCGCTCGGGATTGGGAGGGCTCCCCGACGCTGTCGCGCATGGAGCTCACGGTGCACTCGGGCGGGACGCTGGACATTAACCACCAGCTCGCGACGCACGAAGCGGAGCGCCGCCGCTGCAGGATGATGGCATCCGGCCCGGGCTAG